In Nitrosophilus labii, the following proteins share a genomic window:
- a CDS encoding endo alpha-1,4 polygalactosaminidase, whose protein sequence is MRILTALILIIFLYGCGGGGSVESDPEIDWYRPDVNTTWHWQLQGTINLDYNVELYDIDLFDTSEEIIETLHNQGKKVICYFSAGSYENWREDAYKFPKEAIGNDLDGWEGEKWLDIRNSTVREIMQERLDIAKNKGCDGVEPDNVDSYINNTGFGLTYEDQLEYNKFLAQEAHLRGLSIGLKNDLMQINDLVDYFDFALNEQCHEFNECEFLTPFIQKGKPVFNVEYAQIYVIDEQERAKLCQKARDENFRTLILPKDLDDSFRFECN, encoded by the coding sequence ATGAGGATTTTGACGGCTCTTATTTTGATAATTTTTCTCTATGGATGTGGAGGAGGCGGAAGCGTTGAGAGCGACCCAGAGATTGATTGGTACAGACCGGATGTAAATACAACTTGGCATTGGCAACTACAAGGTACAATTAACTTAGATTATAATGTAGAGTTATATGATATCGATTTATTTGATACTAGCGAAGAAATTATAGAAACATTGCATAATCAAGGGAAAAAGGTTATTTGCTATTTTAGTGCAGGTAGTTATGAAAATTGGAGAGAAGATGCTTATAAATTTCCTAAAGAGGCTATTGGAAACGATTTGGATGGTTGGGAAGGTGAAAAATGGTTAGATATTAGAAATTCTACTGTAAGAGAGATTATGCAGGAGAGATTGGATATCGCTAAAAATAAAGGGTGTGACGGGGTTGAACCAGATAATGTAGATAGCTATATAAATAATACGGGATTTGGATTAACGTATGAAGATCAGTTGGAATATAACAAATTTTTGGCGCAGGAAGCGCATTTAAGAGGGCTTTCTATAGGTTTAAAAAATGATTTAATGCAAATAAACGATTTAGTGGATTATTTCGATTTTGCATTAAATGAGCAGTGCCATGAGTTTAATGAGTGTGAGTTCTTAACTCCGTTTATTCAAAAAGGTAAGCCTGTTTTTAATGTCGAATATGCGCAAATATATGTTATAGATGAACAAGAAAGAGCAAAGTTGTGTCAAAAAGCAAGAGATGAAAATTTTAGAACTTTGATTTTACCTAAGGATTTAGATGATAGTTTTAGATTCGAGTGTAATTAA
- a CDS encoding thioredoxin family protein codes for MKKLENLQDIEKEILQNDAVLLYVSAPNCNVCEVLKPKIEELFSKEFPKVVLFETNIADVSEVGSKFNIFSAPAILIFFDNKEFARVGRNVSLTLLKDKIEKIYNLYFG; via the coding sequence ATGAAAAAACTTGAGAATTTACAGGATATTGAAAAAGAGATTTTGCAAAATGATGCAGTTTTGCTTTATGTGAGTGCACCAAATTGTAACGTATGCGAAGTTTTGAAACCCAAAATCGAAGAGCTTTTTTCAAAAGAATTTCCCAAAGTTGTTCTATTTGAGACAAATATAGCCGATGTATCGGAAGTTGGAAGCAAGTTTAATATTTTTAGTGCTCCCGCGATTCTTATATTTTTTGATAATAAAGAGTTTGCTAGAGTTGGAAGAAACGTTAGTTTGACTTTACTTAAAGATAAAATTGAAAAGATTTATAATCTCTATTTTGGATAA